Part of the Notamacropus eugenii isolate mMacEug1 chromosome 5, mMacEug1.pri_v2, whole genome shotgun sequence genome is shown below.
tttatagcaccactcTTGATGGCAGCAAAGAACTatcactgccttgtcatggtGGAGGGGCTTGCATAGCTCAATGAGGCCATGAGTCATGCTGAGTAGTGTTACCCAAGATGGACAGATCAGAGTagagttctgacaaaagatgatgatccactggagaaggaaatagaaaaccacttcagtatctttgccaagaaaatcccatagacATTATTGGGCCTGGTGAGTTATGATCCATTGGGTCACAAAGACTTAAATGAAgaacaacaagaacaagaaaaaaactgGATGCCCATCGGTTGAGAAGTGGCATAAAAACCCCAACAATGATGACATATGAATGTCGTGGAATAATACTGTGCAATTTCACAAAGATAAGTAAatctgagaaatgagaaaatctgtacgaactgatgcagaataaacaAAATAACCAGCACTAAAAGAACAATGTGCACATTGACTACACCAGTGTAGCTGAAAATGTCACCAAAAGGAAGCTGTCAAGTAACTGAAAAACCGGTGAAGGTCCAGGAGCATCTCCTTCCTTATGACAGAGAAGCAATGGTTATTATGAGGGAAAGTTATATACATTGGCAGATAATAGTCTCTATATGGCACAAAACACACTTTAGCCTGGAGAGGAGAGgtggtcttttttcctttcccagaaATGACTTACAACGTAAAGACAAAATGCTTCactaacatatttttaaaaaattaattttgtaagTACGTGATTGGGTGTTGGTATGTGGCTATatagcagttcatctgaaaaatatataGGAGTTTTTGGTGGACTATAAGTTTAATTTGAGGTAGACATGCCAGCAATGACAGTAAATTAGAGGTGGTCTCCCTTTTATGGCTCAAATCCTCGAGAAGGCTATCTACAGTTGATACCTCCACTTCTATTTCTTTCACTCTTTAATGTTGAAACCCTAATTTCTTCTAATCATTCAACtgtgaaactgctctcttcaaaggtaccaatgatctcttaattaccaaatctaatagccttttctcagtcttcatccttgaCCTCTGTGCAGCTTTTGACCCTAGAATACCCTTCTCTCCTTGATACcctttttctctctaggtttttgtgaacATTGCTCTCTCTTAGTTCTGAATACTGTCCAgcttcctttgctgaatcttatCCAGGTCACTCTCATTAACTAGTGTCAACACAGATAAGTATAAATTATTCCCTTAACATCTCTAATCCTGATCTTTCCTCTGAGTTCTAGCTGGACATTTCCACCTGCCTACTTGACATCTCTACTGGTTGACCCACATGCAACAtcaaattcaatatatccaaaaccaAGTGCATTATTTTCATCTTATATGTTTGTGATTCCTATATATATACTGAACctaattttccttctaatttcatTATTGGTgcttgtgacaaaaaaaaaattgatgttaGTGACTTTTCACTATCCCTCAGTCTATACATCCCAATTAGTCCCCAAATCCTGCCATTTCTAGCTTATTATCTCTCAcatttgtcttcttttctctactcacacagccactaCCTTGATTCAGGTAACAATCACCTCTtttctagattattgcaataacctttgACTTAATTTCCTTGCTTCAAATCTCTCCTGAAAACAATTCATCCTTTATATAgttgctaaaatgattttcctagagAGCAGGTCTGAACATGTTACTGTTTCCCATAACCCTCACCATCTGCTTACTCAATACATTTCAATGGCTTCCTAATGCCTGTAGGATCAATTATAAAATATTctggattttaaaatcctttatgaaTTGGttccaatctttttttaattatacatTACTATTATTCACACACTATCTCATCCAGTCAACGTGACCTTATGCTTTTCTGTACATTTTATATTCCATCTTCATACCTTTGCATACCTTTTGtttggaatgcactcccttctcatttctgacttcttaaaaaaaaatctcagttcaaGAATTACTTTCTTCACAAAGCCTTCCTGGTTCCCTCAGCTGCTAATATCATTCCTACAAAAATACCTTGTATTCATTGtgcgtgcatacacacacatacacaacatcCACTCTACTATCCACTTTCCATAAcataaggtccttgagagtactgactgtttcttttttggccTCATGTCCCCAAGGTGTCTGGCCATAACAgggaattaataaatgcttgctgattgattttttttttttgcaatttccaGTTGGTAATGATTTCCCTCTCAGACCTCACTTCACATAGCATTTTGTTTCTTACCTCTATGATTCACTTATCAGGTAATAATACATGTTATATGTGGCTATATTTGAATCATTTCCATCCTAGTTTGGAAGCTCCATGACTCTAAgtattaaatacataaataaaatactaggcACATAATTAGCACTTCAACCAAATCACATACTGAGAGAAGCAATCTAATTCTTTTAGGGTGATGCTTAATGCACTACTGCCACAAGTGGGGAAATTTCACATACAAAGTAATGTAGAGACattctacttaattttttttttaaagtcagcaGTCTTACCAGCAGCCTTCTCATTTTGTCCAAGGGTACTATGCTCTCCTTTCCATTGAATACCAACTTTTTCTTCAATAGGCTTCAAAGAGTGACTATTTTCTTCATAAAGAGGACTTTGTGCACAAATTGATGAACCATCTTGCTGGACAATCACTTGAGTACCTTTCATACTGTTATTTGCTGATGTTTGGCGTTCAGAGGTGCAATATGAAGGTAAGGATGGCATTGGAGTTACTAACTCAGAGCTATTAGTATTCCAAGGTGAAGGACTACTTTCTTGAGAAATGTGACTAAAAGTGTTCTCTGTTAGAAAAACATGCCTTGAGCCTAGGTTCCTACTATTTATAGTACTGCTTTGAGATTTTGTAGGCATCACTTGTTGACAGTGAGAATCTTTTACAGTTTTACTAATCCTATTATTTGTTACAGGTTTATGAGGAGGATGAGGTGCAATTAATTTGCCCTGAGTTGGTATCGTCTTGTTGGCTTCATTTGTAGCCTGTGGTCTAATGACagtgacttttttgtttttagatgCAATACCTGATTGAACTTTGGAAGCCCTTGATCTTCGAATTATCTTTATTATCCCACTCCGTGAAACAGTCTTCTGAGTTTTAGAATCATTATTTTGAACACGGAATTTACCTTCCTCCTTTTTTGAGGTTATCCAGGCTTGTTTTGCAAAGCTTTTACCTGAAGGTACAAAAGAATGTAAAGGCACATTATCTGTTTCAGACATTTGTGCAGCAGCATTTTTTGTGACAAGAGAGTTATTCTTGGCATTTTCACACTTCATTACTCCCAATATGCCCTTGTGGTTTTCATAACTAGAAGAATTAGAAGAATTATGAACGTTAATATTGCTAGTAGCACTGACTTTGGTTTGCACATAAGTTGGCTGTGATGATTCTTGACATGAACCAAGTCCAGTTTTCAATGAagtttctccatcttctttttctttttggccaaTTTCATCAAACCACCTCAGTTTTTTAATGGTCTTTTGAATTTCTGAtccctttccctttacttttGCCAACTCCACACTATCTCTGATTGCTGCTGCAGTTTGATTTCCCAAGTTGAAGCCTCGATTTATAATTAATGCCTTGAAACAATCATGTTCATATTTAGATTCTTTCTTTAATATACTTTTGAGTAATTTTACTCCATTTCTCTCATGATTATTATGTTTGGATTTTTTTGGCTGTCCAATTAAGTCAGAATTATTAGAAAGTGATGGTGTGGTTCcaactgttttctcatttttatctttcactGACATTTGATCAGGGTTGTTACACATAAAAGCAGCACTAAGTGCATCTGGAAATAAAAAAGGCAATGCCTGATTATTAATCCCAaagtttttcatcttttcatcttttatatCTTTCAAACTGTCTAGCCCATCAGTACACTGTATTGGGTAAATTTCTTCTAAGTGCATattatttttttgcaaaaaaCTAGCTGAATGTATATTACTATAAGTACTTTTATAGTTAGGCCATTGACTAGAAGGTAGTAGTACGGGTGTTGCCACAGGTATATTTGAAGCAGGTACTGAAGTTGCTCTGTTTGGTTGAGTTAATTCAGGATATTTCTCATGTTCTGAAGACTGAACTATTTCTCTTGTAGTGGGAGATGAAGCAGCCCAAGTTTTGCTGAATTTAAATGTTGGGCTCTCAGCAACTAATGGTCTCTCTCTTTTAAGCATTCTAGAAGATAAAGAGTCAACTTTCCATATACTGAAAACTTCTGAAGTCTTTCCAGCCTTTTTATCTTGTGCAAAAGTACATGGGTTCTGTATAATGGCTACTGTATTATCAGAAGCATCTGTACTTCTTTCGCCAATCCTGTTAAGAGCAAATGATCTTAGTTTTGGATTGTTAAAATGGTCATTATGTTTGTTTATAAAGTCTGGAAAAGGAGAGGATGTCTGTGTATTTTGATCATTTATGTTTGTTAGCCAATTATTTATATGTTGAGTtttagagagatgcaattcaCCTGCATCAAAATAAACATGCTTTGTTGGCTGTGGACTCTGTGAATTGTGAGATACAGAGTTCTGCTGGGCTACTGCAGATAGAGCTTTACTAAGTGTTGAATAGATTTCTTCATGGTCTCCAGCTTCAAGACTGTCTATACTTGACAGAGTTTCAGAATTTGTTAGTTGATTAACTTCTTCTTGAAGATcctgaaaaaaagaatgtaaatttatctttaaaatatcttaATTTTTAATGTCAAAATTAATGAAGCTCATCTTCCTGGACACATAGGCGTTTATTAGGGCAGGTTATAAGCTTTATAGGGAAATAATgtcataaaagaaaagagaatgaatttggagtgagaagactTGCATTTTAATCTCAGTTCTGTCCCTATCTGCATGTGACTGGtaaattcatttaacctctgtggatCTCACTCTAAAATCAGGAGTTTGATTAGATGACTGCTAATttctcttcaagctctaaatttgtgattctatgaagTTCCTGACTTAGTAGAACACAGTGGGGAATAGCAGCTAAACACAAACTTACTTAGGATCATTGAGGTTAAAAAGCAAGGAGGTTAGGGCAGAACCAAGACAGCAGAGTAAAGGCAGGTACTTgtctgaactctcccccaaacctctccaaaaacttataaataatgactctaaacaaattctagaatagaagaacccacaaaaaagatggagtgaaataatttttgaggccaagacaacctagaagttGGAAGGGAAGATCTGTTGCATCAGAgggagagaggagcacagtctagTGCAGGGCATGCCAGTGCAGactggccccagcaaaccaggagcaggcctggGGCACCTGAATCAGTGCCAgtagtggtggtttccagatctCTCACAACAGAGATGGTAAAGGGATTGGACAAAAGGAGATTTAAAGGGGTCCCTTTACTGGCACCAGAGGCAAGACTCTGTTGTattgcctatacttggatctgggtcacagtcttgGGTCTTAATGTCAGTGCAAAGAAgagcactagcacagcagagtTTATGGCTACAGTGGAATGGGGACActtgtcacagttccagggcaaaaaagagtgcttgtggtcactcacaaaccagtgcaTAGTACAAGAGAGTTGTAAACATACCTCTTTGAAGCGTGTTTACCTAGATCATACCATTTTGGAAGAATCAAAAACTTACACGTCCTCAGAATTACCTCTGATAAAAGCTGCACAaaaccctgaagcttgagacagtgcccccaccatcctggaagcagagccaCACTTGAGCACAgaattaaaagtaaagaaataggctAGTAAATGAGAAGACAACAGGAAAAAttatgaccatagaaagttactatggtgacaaggaagatcaaaatacacatacagaagaaaagaacaaagtcaaaatacctgcatccaaagcctcaaagaaaaatatgaattggtctcaggccatggaagagagcaaaaagattttgaaaatccagtaagagagatagaagaaaaactgggaagagaaatgacagtgatacaagaaaatcaggaaaaaaagagtcaaaagcttggtaaaggaggcacaaaaaatacacaagaaaataacaacttaaaaaacggaataggccaaatggcaaaagagacacaaaaattcaatgaagaaaagaatatcttaaaaagcagaattggccaaatggaaaaagagggacaaaaattcactgaagagaagaattccttaaaaactagaattggtcAAACAACAAAGGAGTtacaaaagctccctgaagaaaataattccttaaattagaattgggcaagtggaaggtaatgactttatgagacatcaagaaacaatcaaacaaaatcaaaagaacaaaaaaatagaagaaaatgtgaaatatcccattggaaaaaccactgatcttgaaaacagatccaggagagataatttaagaattattggactacctgaaagtcatgatcaaaaaaaagagtctagacatcatctttccagcaattatcaaggaaaactgccctgatattctagaccaaaaaataaaacagaaatggaaagaatccaccaatcacctcctgaaagagatcccaaaatgaaaacgcCAAGGAATAGCCAGATTTTATACCTCCTAgagcaagaagaaaatactgcaaatagccaaaaagaaacaattcaaatatcgtggAGCAACAGTtaggataacaaaagatttagctgcttctacattaaagaatcagagggcttgagATGTTActgaaggtcaaaggagctaggcttacaatcaagaatcacctacccagcaaaactgtgtataatccttcagggaaaaaataaacactcAATGAAGtgcaggactttcaagcattcctgatgtaaagtccagagctgaatagaaaatttgattttgaaatacaagatgaaaaaggcaaacaagaaagagaaatcagaagggattTGATAGTTAAACtacttatattcctacatggaaaaatatttataactcctaaaaactttctcattagggaagttagaaggagtatagagttgaatgtgatggtatgattattaaaaaaattaaattaaggaataagaaagaagaatgcactgggagaaggggaaagagagaggtggAATGCGATAAATTATCTAATGTAAAAAAGGCCTGAAAGAGATTCTTACAGTAgaagggaaaattggggaagcagggagggaagCACATAAACTTTACTCTCCttggaactggctcaaagagggaataatataaacACTGAGTttggtatagaagtctatcttactATACATaagagtaggaagggaaggggagaggaacagACAAGGAAGGGCGTTTGggagaaagaatcagaaacaaaacatttctgaGAATGTACAGGGTAAAAGGAAAGAGTAGGATGAACAAGGGAAaaacaggatgaagggaaatacatagttgatatgcattactgtgaaaaaaattttcacagtgaatttctctgataaagacttcatttcctAAACATATAAAAAACTGACTCAAACTGACAGAAATAAGATTGATAAATGGTTAAGCAATATGGACAGGTAGTtccagacaaagtaatcaaagcaatCTATAGTCATTTAAAATGCTCAAAAATCACtcaatgagagaaatgcaaattaaaacaactaagcTACTATcttacacctgtcagattggctaatatgacagaaaaggaaaatgacaaatgttggagtggatgtgggaaaattaaaacagtaatgtACTACTGGTAAAGGTGTATATTGATTcaatcattctagagagcaaaTTAGAACCATACCCAAAGTactataaaactgcatatttgaccaagcaatatcactattaggtctatatcccaaagagataaaaacaaaaaggaaaaggacctatgtgtacaaaaatatttatagcagttctttcagtggtggcaaagaattgcaaattgatgggaatagctgaacaagttgttgtattgtgatggaatactattgtgctttaagaaatgataagcaagatgctttcagaaaaacatggaaagacttacatgaactgatgtaaggTGAAATGAGCAccaccaggagaacactgtatacagtaacagtaatactgtGTGATGATCTACCTTGAGTaacttagatattctcagcaattcagcaatacaatgatccaagacaattccatagGACTTAGATTGAactgtccatatccagagaaagaactggtagagcctaaaggcagatcaaagatactttttctttattatttttttgattttttttgccagttttctttcacagaatgacttatatgtaaatgtgttttgtatgtctatacatgtataacctatgccaaattgcttgccttctaaaggagggggagaagagggaaataatttggaactgaaaagttgaaaaaaaaaagaatgttaaattgtttttacgtgtaattggggaaaaaaataaaatattaaacaagaaaaaaagcaaggagggaaaggaaaataattctttccctCTGAAGATGATGAATTAAAACTGAATTGAAGGTTTTCATAAGAACTGAATTTTGGCtccataatttatttattctccAAGAAATTTTTGAGGTTTCGACTATGCATTGCCCTCATCAGGAGGCAACAGAGACTGAAGAACTAGATTtggtcaaaaaacaaaaaaggctcAGATCAATGTGATTAATGCTGGTTTTATTAACGTGATCTTGAAGTACTGTCTGAAAAACACTgtgcccagcatatagtaggtgcttaataaatagttgtttatGATTACATATCAAGGCAAATTGGACTATTTTCCACACTTTGAACATGCCTCACATGCTTTCCTATCTTTATGCCTTTGATTACGTTTCTATTAGAATATCCTTCCTGTTCCTCTGTTGACCAAATTCTTATTCATCCTTTAAAGTATTATTAAAATGCTATCTTTTTCACATAATATTTCCAGATCAACCACTTATAAACTACTGTCTCTTGATTTGTACCTCTCTTATGTATTATGTAGCATAGTTATATGTACAAAGGTATGTGTTACATTTTTCACTGTAGGTGGTTTTTCCTCTATCACGCAAGGTCTGCGTGATGTCAGTACTAATGTTTTgcaaattttctatttctcccaGCGCTGAGCATACAGTGCCGAACACAGTAGGTTTTTTAACAGAAGTCTCTTCTTACTGAGGCACTGCTAATTtttgagaaaaaggaataaagcagtctggcagatttttttcaaaatggatTTTCTACTTACTGAGCAAACTGACTCCATATTCTAATGTACTATTTTTATAAAATCTGTAAAGCCTGATACTCGTTTTGGTGATAGATATTTGTCTTCCTTTAGCATTATAACATAGTGCGTATCACAAAGGCAGGGGGTAAAGGGCAGATGAAGCAAGAAGTCTTGACAGTCTCTCTTGACAAAGAGAGACTTTGATTCTGAATTACACTTGTATTCTACTCAGAAGTTTAAATGCTTTCATTTGGGTTGGAGAACAGTAACAGCCAGCTAAGGACATATAGGCAGAGTCAGGGATGTGATTGGAAGGCATGTAAGGGTAGAAAAATATAGCTAAATCTTGATAACATCTATCAAACACAAGTTATCAAAAGATCATACTTTTACAACAGATATCTCCGTATAGGATTCAATGTCATTGGTCCATTAACATAATGAAAATAGTGATGGAAATTTTGACctaatcagagaaagaaaactgaaccAAAGGCTTGAAGGGGCCAGATAGTCTATCTTAATATCTTTAATGGAGGATTGGAACTATAATTTTGAATATCTTCATGCTTGGAATTCATATCTGAAATACTAGCttaaaagttacaaaataaaaaaaaatgggtaCTTTCTCTAGTGTACATGCAAATGTATCTTTAAAGTCTGAAATGAATTgtctgaattgaaatgaaatgcaTTAGATACTTAATCTTATCTATAAGGTTGTCCTTAAAGTTCTGGTGCTAGGATCAATTGCTCATATGCTTACTTTATATCAAAATAATACTGAATAGGAGAACAAAGAATCAGATTTAGGACAAAATGCCTTCAgggaacattttaaaaacaagaaaaagtattTTGGTTTCTTCTCATAAAGTATAATCTGATCTTAGGTTTTCCATTAACCACTTTTTTTCAATGAGTTGTATCTTTAACCTTTATTTGAACTTGACATCATAAGTaagaaagataaatatatttttacttaaaATGACTTTCTGTGATATCCTGTGCTGCTTCAATCTGTGTATTACTATCAATGTTTTGAAATGATTAAGGGTATAATTAGAAATCAAGGAATTTAACTTATAAAAGAATTCTactttctgcttttatttctaaatacatTTTGCTGAAGATCTTTAAAAGATAGACAATTCAAGGTGAGTCTTAGAATACTGATGTTTGTTGATTATAATTGTGATCTCTCCTAATATACAACTGTTGATCCTTAAGAATCCATATAGTTCTGAAATGCTATTTGTCTTAAGTTCAAATTACCATCCATGTTTCTTaaaatttgaagtatttttttggtattttaagCTTGTATTTTGCATTGCAAACAACAAGGTATTAAGCAGGCGTTAAAAGCATGAAGCTTTTGAATTTTTAACAAGCCTCTGTAACCCATCTTGAAACTCTGGAAAATTTTTGGGGATGCATAGAGATTGAAAACAAAACCCTTTCCATGAGTCTAATGTGAAGAATATAGgtaatgagaaagaaagagaatattttaGGCAGATTCAAATAGCAACTGTGAAACAAATGTTCTTgctatgcaaaaacaaaaaacaaaattattctttactttaaaaattgtttattttttaacattaattttttatacTTTGAGAGAATATATTGTCCTTCCTCCTGCCCCTTCTCTGTCCATttagaaggcaagtaatatgatatgCATTATACATAGGAACTCAcacaaaacatgtttccatattatacataatgaaaaaaagtgagaaaaatatttattactttCAACAAAGGATAAAAAACAAATAGTATTGAAAATATGAAGCAAGCCAGTATCTTTAATGAAACttgttcttttatatttgtcTAAAATTTACCACTGTTCTCAGTATGAATTACAATAGTATAAGTACTGATGTAAGTACTGAACATATTAATTTACTTAATATAGCATGAAAGAATGTTAGAAgtgaaagggaccttacagaACATTAGACTAAACTTTACATATGTATGAGAAGAACTGAGGCTTGGATAGGAAAAGTGACTTTAAATAAGACAACTAGGCAGTGTCATGGCCAAAATTGTAACTCTTGAATCCCAacccagtgctttttttttttttttttttttttactgtgccATACTGTATTCAATATTCCTCCATTATTAAAGTAGAATTCCAAATGCTAACAGCTTAAACAAATTACTTTCACAGACACACCCCTTGAATATTTACCTAAGAATTTAAAGGctaaaatatggttctgatattcTGGGTACTTTTTTTAGTCTCACAAGaccatcaagcatttatttattaaagcttttatttttttctctctctatagcTTTTCAATTCTTTAGCAAGATATTACTACTTGTAATCTTTTCTTACCCTTCTAAGTATTTGCAAATGAGCTGATTTGGAAACCAAGTGTCAACCCTATATGCCAAATCACCCTGCTTAGCCTGGAGATCAAGTATTAGCTGTCAAAAGCAGTTTCTGGGTTTTTctactctttttgtagtggccattGTTTTTAAAACAACAGTTTAAATTCTTAGTATCGCCACTTCTTTAAAATATGAAGTCTTtacttttaataatttcttaattttcagCATCAAGAGCTAGAGCTATTGTAATAATATGCAgtttcttctgatttttattcTCGAATCATTTTATGACCTATGGCTCTAGTGGTCAGTTGATAATTTCACTGCACGATTCTGAAATGACTTTTAACCAGTTGTTAGGGTATGCTAACATACAACTTTTTTGCGGGGGGGGGAGGACAGGTA
Proteins encoded:
- the CEP126 gene encoding centrosomal protein of 126 kDa isoform X2, which encodes MAAAAQSAGLLLLLLPPLPGGVAAAAAAAPTAVAAAADTTSRTAAREPGLARPTLLHPNMKIHLEKNLEEERQKLLQEQRICRSRARKHSIESNRRRKAFEEKRKQEEEKEHQIREQILQQRKQKLEEVTEKFQRAHIPPQRRRTVYQKPVPRLEEALEQIQGFDLKQEPNFYSFNRPTVNWKTIDSAVASTVTRIEPIYQKHLSSRINCDKEIQESNKINWVIGQEDNFQLNLEETQNLLEELHLNNVQDLQEEVNQLTNSETLSSIDSLEAGDHEEIYSTLSKALSAVAQQNSVSHNSQSPQPTKHVYFDAGELHLSKTQHINNWLTNINDQNTQTSSPFPDFINKHNDHFNNPKLRSFALNRIGERSTDASDNTVAIIQNPCTFAQDKKAGKTSEVFSIWKVDSLSSRMLKRERPLVAESPTFKFSKTWAASSPTTREIVQSSEHEKYPELTQPNRATSVPASNIPVATPVLLPSSQWPNYKSTYSNIHSASFLQKNNMHLEEIYPIQCTDGLDSLKDIKDEKMKNFGINNQALPFLFPDALSAAFMCNNPDQMSVKDKNEKTVGTTPSLSNNSDLIGQPKKSKHNNHERNGVKLLKSILKKESKYEHDCFKALIINRGFNLGNQTAAAIRDSVELAKVKGKGSEIQKTIKKLRWFDEIGQKEKEDGETSLKTGLGSCQESSQPTYVQTKVSATSNINVHNSSNSSSYENHKGILGVMKCENAKNNSLVTKNAAAQMSETDNVPLHSFVPSGKSFAKQAWITSKKEEGKFRVQNNDSKTQKTVSRSGIIKIIRRSRASKVQSGIASKNKKVTVIRPQATNEANKTIPTQGKLIAPHPPHKPVTNNRISKTVKDSHCQQVMPTKSQSSTINSRNLGSRHVFLTENTFSHISQESSPSPWNTNSSELVTPMPSLPSYCTSERQTSANNSMKGTQVIVQQDGSSICAQSPLYEENSHSLKPIEEKVGIQWKGEHSTLGQNEKAADSTSAKRKINLASNENKPRTLLEQRRQPSSSIRQKCLERPQNKIQPIQLSSSEPVQSLSGISHSEEVSESTAQFLMAEKLVKSSVPEDKILAALKPMQPYKPTLPLHKTQRLNIGTLSFEEQKIIESLNHLNQRLHYVQEAICKNPSIKSILQIASPLVQPFIHCTSEMVIESMSGPR
- the CEP126 gene encoding centrosomal protein of 126 kDa isoform X3 gives rise to the protein MAAAAQSAGLLLLLLPPLPGGVAAAAAAAPTAVAAAADTTSRTAAREPGLARPTLLHPNMKIHLEKNLEEERQKLLQEQRICRSRARKHSIESNRRRKAFEEKRKQEEEKEHQIREQILQQRKQKLEEVTEKFQRAHIPPQRRRTVYQKPVPRLEEALEQIQGFDLKQEPNFYSFNRPTVNWKTIDSAVASTVTRIEPIYQKHLSSRINCDKEIQESNKINWVIGQEDNFQLNLEETQNLLEELHLNNVQDLQEEVNQLTNSETLSSIDSLEAGDHEEIYSTLSKALSAVAQQNSVSHNSQSPQPTKHVYFDAGELHLSKTQHINNWLTNINDQNTQTSSPFPDFINKHNDHFNNPKLRSFALNRIGERSTDASDNTVAIIQNPCTFAQDKKAGKTSEVFSIWKVDSLSSRMLKRERPLVAESPTFKFSKTWAASSPTTREIVQSSEHEKYPELTQPNRATSVPASNIPVATPVLLPSSQWPNYKSTYSNIHSASFLQKNNMHLEEIYPIQCTDGLDSLKDIKDEKMKNFGINNQALPFLFPDALSAAFMCNNPDQMSVKDKNEKTVGTTPSLSNNSDLIGQPKKSKHNNHERNGVKLLKSILKKESKYEHDCFKALIINRGFNLGNQTAAAIRDSVELAKVKGKGSEIQKTIKKLRWFDEIGQKEKEDGETSLKTGLGSCQESSQPTYVQTKVSATSNINVHNSSNSSSYENHKGILGVMKCENAKNNSLVTKNAAAQMSETDNVPLHSFVPSGKSFAKQAWITSKKEEGKFRVQNNDSKTQKTVSRSGIIKIIRRSRASKVQSGIASKNKKVTVIRPQATNEANKTIPTQGKLIAPHPPHKPVTNNRISKTVKDSHCQQVMPTKSQSSTINSRNLGSRHVFLTENTFSHISQESSPSPWNTNSSELVTPMPSLPSYCTSERQTSANNSMKGTQVIVQQDGSSICAQSPLYEENSHSLKPIEEKVGIQWKGEHSTLGQNEKAADSTSAKRKINLASNENKPRTLLEQRRQPSSSIRQKCLERPQNKIQPIQLSSSEPVQSLSGISHSEEVSESTAQFLMAEKLVKSSVPEDKILAALKPMQPYKPTLPLHKTQRLNIGTLSFEEQKIIESLNHLNQRLHYVQEAICKNPSIKSILQIASPLGRTRNSRR
- the CEP126 gene encoding centrosomal protein of 126 kDa isoform X6, producing the protein MAAAAQSAGLLLLLLPPLPGGVAAAAAAAPTAVAAAADTTSRTAAREPGLARPTLLHPNMKIHLEKNLEEERQKLLQEQRICRSRARKHSIESNRRRKAFEEKRKQEEEKEHQIREQILQQRKQKLEEVTEKFQRAHIPPQRRRTVYQKPVPRLEEALEQIQGFDLKQEPNFYSFNRPTVNWKTIDSAVASTVTRIEPIYQKHLSSRINCDKEIQESNKINWVIGQEDNFQLNLEETQNLLEELHLNNVQDLQEEVNQLTNSETLSSIDSLEAGDHEEIYSTLSKALSAVAQQNSVSHNSQSPQPTKHVYFDAGELHLSKTQHINNWLTNINDQNTQTSSPFPDFINKHNDHFNNPKLRSFALNRIGERSTDASDNTVAIIQNPCTFAQDKKAGKTSEVFSIWKVDSLSSRMLKRERPLVAESPTFKFSKTWAASSPTTREIVQSSEHEKYPELTQPNRATSVPASNIPVATPVLLPSSQWPNYKSTYSNIHSASFLQKNNMHLEEIYPIQCTDGLDSLKDIKDEKMKNFGINNQALPFLFPDALSAAFMCNNPDQMSVKDKNEKTVGTTPSLSNNSDLIGQPKKSKHNNHERNGVKLLKSILKKESKYEHDCFKALIINRGFNLGNQTAAAIRDSVELAKVKGKGSEIQKTIKKLRWFDEIGQKEKEDGETSLKTGLGSCQESSQPTYVQTKVSATSNINVHNSSNSSSYENHKGILGVMKCENAKNNSLVTKNAAAQMSETDNVPLHSFVPSGKSFAKQAWITSKKEEGKFRVQNNDSKTQKTVSRSGIIKIIRRSRASKVQSGIASKNKKVTVIRPQATNEANKTIPTQGKLIAPHPPHKPVTNNRISKTVKDSHCQQVMPTKSQSSTINSRNLGSRHVFLTENTFSHISQESSPSPWNTNSSELVTPMPSLPSYCTSERQTSANNSMKGTQVIVQQDGSSICAQSPLYEENSHSLKPIEEKVGIQWKGEHSTLGQNEKAADSTSAKRKINLASNENKPRTLLEQRRQPSSSIRQKCLERPQNKIQPIQLSSSEPVQSLSGISHSEEVSESTAQFLMAEKLVKSSVPEDKILAALKPMQPYKPTLPLHKTQRLNIGTLSFEEQKIIESLNHLNQRLHSC